From a region of the Argiope bruennichi chromosome 8, qqArgBrue1.1, whole genome shotgun sequence genome:
- the LOC129981032 gene encoding innexin inx2-like, which produces MLDIFSDFDEYIEIDYTYNDNNVFRLHYKATVIILFGFTVLLGCSQYFGDPIDCIHGEDVPENVMKSYCWIHSTFTLPDAYDKRVGIDVPHPGIDKHTPGENKRYHAYYQWVIFLLFFQALLFYVPRYIWEAVDDGKIKSLTQDVGPGVLQPDDRAECRMLLVDYLKSHIGDHNEYLLIFTLLEMYNFLNVVGQIYIMDLLFGREFTTFGIDVLRFTNMDQENRTDPMIKVFPRMTKCTFHSFGFSGDVQKHDALCILPINVLNEKLYVFLWFWFVVLAALSAGMLVFRFVTILWPAARTYVLKQKCDFVDMTDLNFVMKHIKVGDWFVLHLLTKNVDFFYFKEVIHDFANELKEDAKLNRKGSLEDYKALP; this is translated from the coding sequence ATGTTAGATATCTTCAGCGACTTCGACGAATATATCGAAATAGATTATACTTATAACGACAATAACGTCTTCAGACTCCACTACAAGGCTACCGTAATAATACTGTTTGGATTTACCGTTCTTTTGGGCTGCAGTCAGTACTTTGGCGATCCAATCGACTGCATTCATGGAGAAGATGTGCCCGAAAATGTAATGAAATCATATTGCTGGATACATTCAACTTTTACCCTGCCTGATGCTTATGACAAAAGAGTTGGAATTGATGTGCCTCATCCCGGTATAGACAAACATACTCCAGGAGAAAACAAAAGATATCATGCTTACTACCAGTGGGTTATATTTCTACTTTTCTTCCAAGCCCTTCTATTTTATGTCCCTCGCTATATCTGGGAAGCCGTAGACGATGGTAAAATCAAAAGTTTAACCCAGGATGTCGGCCCAGGGGTTCTGCAACCGGATGACAGAGCTGAATGTAGAATGCTTCTTGTCGATTATCTGAAGTCACATATTGGCGACCACAACGAATACTTACTGATATTCACTCTTCTGGAGATGTACAATTTCTTGAACGTTGTCGGCCAAATTTATATAATGGATCTGCTTTTTGGTAGAGAATTCACTACATTTGGGATAGATGTCCTCAGGTTCACCAATATGGACCAAGAGAATCGAACTGATCCAATGATCAAAGTGTTTCCAAGGATGACTAAGTGTACTTTCCACAGTTTTGGGTTTTCTGGAGACGTTCAGAAACATGATGCCCTTTGTATTTTGCCGATTAATGTTCTTAACGAAAAGCTTTACGTCTTCCTTTGGTTTTGGTTCGTCGTGTTGGCTGCTCTATCTGCGGGAATGCTGGTGTTTCGGTTTGTGACTATTCTGTGGCCTGCTGCACGCACTTACGTGCTCAAACAAAAATGTGACTTTGTGGATATGACAGATCTGAATTTTGTGATGAAACATATCAAGGTCGGGGATTGGTTTGTGCTTCACTTACTGACTAAAAATgtggatttcttttatttcaaagaagtAATTCATGATTTTGCGAATGAGTTGAAAGAAGATGCAAAATTAAATCGTAAAGGCTCGTTAGAGGACTATAAAGCATTACCATAA